The segment GAAACTGACAGGAGATTCTAAAAGTTTACTATAACTGTCGCTCCACATCCTGGCGGTCAGGAGGTCATCAGGTTGTGGCGGCGTGGTGTTCCTATTCAAGAGGACGAGGGTCCCAAAGCCTCCTGGGAAATGAGGACAAGCTGTCTGAGTGTCTAAACGCTGATGGGACTGTTGGGAGACTTGTGACCGACTAACGTTGTGCGACTCTGCGTCTGATCCGTCTTAACGTCTCCTCTCAGACGTCGTACCTGGTTGGACACGAGGTGGCGGCTTGGCGGCGTGGGAACAGACGACATGTGACCGACCCCAGGGGTTGAGGTCACATAATGTGGGTAGAAAAAGATGAACAAAGCAGGGAAAACTTACTAAAAAAAGTCTTTCAAGCAGCGTCTGAAGGTTGTTGTTTGGTCAGACGAAGGTCGTTGAAGGTCATCAAGCTGAGAGACATATTCATATCATATAAATGTGCTTAAATGTTGTCGTTTTGTGCTCTTAAAGGACGGTTCAAGCTCTTCCCACGCTGCAGGACacctacagcagcagcagggtgagACTGAGAGCCCAAAATATCACAAGAGACACTTCACAACCCAACAATGGAGGGTTTGGACTGCTGAGGTCTGGCAGACGCCTCCACAGTCACATGACTGAAGAGGAGTTTCTATCCTCAGGCCAACTGGATcctcgacacacacacacacacttcacttcaaCAAAAACTTCCACACACGGACACTTTTACCTGCACACCAGGTTATTTAACTATAAACACTGGTAGATTCTGGGACTGGTAAgatttgtatgtatatacagtagtttttagcagattgGTGTATTTactgatgattgattgattatttgttGATCCGTTGGATATTCCTGCACAGTAACTGAGGATCCTCTTCACTCCTCTGCATGTATGACTTTGTATCTCTGTGCATGTGACTAATAAAGCTTTTTGAATCCTTGAACCATGACTGTTGGTTTGCGCTattgtttacagtgtgtttggGAGCTGCAGGGAATCAGCTGTTACCCTGCTGGATCGATGCCATCAGCGCTGACATCATaccctaaccccccccccccccccccccccccaccccacctttATTCCCCTCTAACCCTCACATATGTTTGCTATGAGGTCTCATATTAAATATAACACCTGACCTGGTTTTTACAGCgactgtacacacaaacacacacaaactcttgGAGCCAGCATGAAAGCTGCATCACTGCACACGTTGCCTCCTGTTCTTTCACTCTTTTATGCAAAATACTGCAAAGTATTCAAGGTGCAATAAACTATATTAAGTTACTTTTTTCTAATAACACTCAATTAAATCATTCCTGCAGGGAATAACCAGCcagtctgctgctctgtgaAAAATATGTTCTGCTGCTTTTAGTTCATCGTTTTGCTctaataacagtaaaaaaaacaacaaataaacaaacagaaaaaaaaaggtaaaaccaaaacaatgctGCCTCGTTTAAAACTGTGGAGAACCGATCTGCTCAGGAGCTAACACAAGCTAACGATATGCTACCTGTCAATCAATACTTAGTGATCCTCCAACCattcatctagcgccatcatcaggtcgacattttaatttgtccaacactgatttatgatcaaatacctgcaaaactacagACATTAAACACTTggtgttttgtgctaattagcaaatgttagcatgctacaaCACTAGTAAAAATTTTAATTCatctgcatgttagcattgctACTGTGAGCATAGTGCCAATGCTAAAGTTAGCATTTAGCCCACCACTGTACGTTACGGAGCTGTTAGCATGACTATAGACACGTTAGCGACACCACAACCACATAACATGTAAAACACGTTAAAGGACTTTCATCCGCACACATCAGGATTCACTTCTGTCTGTTTCCCACCAGTGATATGAGTCAAATCACCGAAAACTTTTACATCCCAATTATAGCTGCAGTACTTCTGTCTCTATGTGTAGTTTGTATTACAGGCATCAATCAACACGTAATGACAACACAATGGTGAGTGTTGCACTTTagtcttgttccagcttcttctGTCCATAAACCAgctaatatactgtaataaaatgtaatacagTAATAAGAAATACTGATTTAAAGTACTGACTGTTGGAGAAATTATGTTCGTcatgataaagaaaaaatattttacttctTGAATCTACTTGAATCAGAATGTGGTCTGTTGTGTCGTCTCTCTGATATTGCAGAAATGATCGAACCAGTTTGGAAATAAATCAATCtgtgattcattgttttgttttgagcaGAGTGGACGATGCAGgctgctgctcacacacacacactctgaggaGGAAGTAGGACACCCAGCCCTTCATCCATGTCAAACACACATGATAAGTGGGTCGCTCCACACTCGAGGCCACTGCGTCTGCATTTCACTGAGATGATGACAGTAAACGTCATTCTGAAAATGAGACGACGATGTTTGAAAACTGTCGGAGTGACAGGAAACGCTTCATCACACAGAACCGAAGCTTAACATGATTcctgttaaaacacaaacattctgCATCTATTTCCTGATTCTGTTGGTGCAGAACTGTTTAGTCTCTAAAGGCTTTCTGCCTTAATGATTGTTCAAAATCAATAGTGATTGATTACATTGCCAATAGCTGATTTTGGACAGCTGTTGATGTGTTTAAGGACAATCTGATGTCTGATATTTGAGTCAAttatcaaacatttttcaccatgtgAGCagctttggtccaaactgaaaaatctcaacaactattggacaGATTATCATGAAAacttgtacagatattcatgttcccccgagaatgaatcctactgactgtGATGATGCTCTGACTCCTCTAgtgtaatttctgtttttttattgaaacatCTAGACATCTATTAGATGCATTTCTGTGACATTTGGTCCCCAGACGATGACCTTGAATAACTTTgatttcctgacttttcatgTAGCGTCATCATCAAAATTTGAATCCGTCctttactttggtttatgactaaataccttgTAAAAATTATacttgctaaacatcaacatgctagtattatcattgtgagcatgttcacatgctgacgttagcccttagctcaaagcaccactatGCTTCAGtgtagcctcacagagctgctagcatggctcttGTTTTCACATAAGAAATGATCAAATAGATATGATCATCTAAAGTGGCTCATCAGTGCAGTTTCTGCACCTGATCATCAAAAAGTCCAGATGAAGGCTATGTGCcaaaataagtgttttttaaaaatgtattaaccatattgtttgtataaggactcaagaagTCTTACGGCTGTTTATCCAGCCTGCCCCTAACATGTGATGCAgtaagacatatgggaaagaatcatagctgcataaatatcttggctgcatccaaagagagacagtttctaatatgtctaaaataagttgtactttatggttttaactggtttttaaacatgtttcttaaagtttgcatttggatccagtgtcacaccaagatatttaaaatcagtaactatgtcaattttttcacctttgatgaaaatatcagcgttaggaggttgtaccatagttttagTGAAAAACATACcgtttgtcttgtttacattaaGACTCacacatgattgatcaagccaatgtgtgatcctttccgatgcaattgttagcttagcagcagctaactcaactgtttttgcatgtgtgtacacaacggtgtcatctgcaaacatttgtagttctgcatcattacactgttgagggagatcattaatatataggctaaataataggggacctaacactgacccttgtggaacaccgattgtgcacttcatgttactggacagtgtgtcaccaactttaatgcattgtctcctattagataaatatgaagacatgcATACCAGTGCTCTAGAAGATAAGTTGAATTTAGAGAgttttgaaattaaaacatcatgattgactgtcaAATGCTTTATgtagatctaaaaatacagcaccaactactcctcctttgtcaagtcttgatttaatttgctctattaagtgcaaggtagcagtttcatTGGActgatttgctctaaagccaaactgcatacaatgtagaccaaaattgcttgtattaagaaatgttgtcagttgttcaatgtcaactttctcagcaacctttgagagtactgacagtatacttattggtctgtagttactgctTCAAGGCgatctccagatttaaaaataggcgtgacaacggcacatttccagtcatcaggaaaggagctgtgtaTGATGTATATGATCGTCTTCACGTTTCAAATagtctgttttacatttttaaaaaagaaaagtagttCATCAATGCAGTTTCTGCACACTATCATCAAAAAGTCCAGATGAAGGCTGTATGCCAAAATGTGTGGGTTTTAGAAATTATTTTAGCCAGAAAAATTCTTGATATACATAATCTGTTTTACAAGGGAGACCTGGTCCAATTGAGCTGCAGTagaagtataataacaaaaagagggactttggcactaaaaagactgtaacgttgaaagatatctacttgatttgactcatttggacgctgaagcttcatattagcttcagataaacttttaaatacattttttgcacagaaggaggactgtggattttgtcccccatcacttccattgtaaggtcattatgaagggatcttctaatggtcagtatgaacaggaggaatgattaccTCTCAATAGATTGTaggtcagtaaaataaaaacaataatcaatgcagagagaaaatattgaaacatgATGATACAAAGCTGCATATGTAGACTAATAAGTGTTTggtaaagaaagcagaaaaacatttgtgattgttaatgaactgtaacagaaacacaaacacagcttctctgtaaaccaggttttattttttgtgtttggtgttcaACAAGTCACTGCTTACTCAGgccatgtttttaaagctttacattAAAACTACAGACATAGTTTAGTTTACAGGTTTTTACAAtcacatatttacagatttctttAAATCATAATCAATCTCATcaatattcaaacaaacaaattggcCAAAGTGGACAGAAACGAAACAAACCTCAGACAAGATAAGAAAATCctttatacacattatacatatattCTATTAATcaactgtagagctgcaactaatgattattttcattaataaacaaccttgttttaacctgtttttgaatcattatttaatctataaaatatcagaaaatagtgaaaatattcatcacagtttctaagagttcaaggtgtttttgaatgttttgtctgaccaacagtccaaaacccaaaaattaTTCAAGTTACCATCATATAGAGCAGAGAGTAGCAGCAaaacctcacatttaaaaagatggagCCTGAGAATGTTTGTCTGACAAATAATTTAAAcgattatcaatcaatcaattcatttctgttgttctgtcattaAGTGTTTCAGCACTTATTACAACCTGTAAAATATTGACACATATTCTGTGGAGTCATGGTCTCAGCCGAACTCTACAATGAAGCTTTATGacactgtgaaatattcacactttgttttctgtggtttcacttcaaactgaaagttttgttttttttggaaactttgTCTTTTTGACTAGAAATGAAACTAAAGTTCTGTGGATTTGATCAGATGTTTAAATAGAGATTTAATTTTAGATAGAAAtcctagtttgtgttttttctcataataaacaagaatgtgtttgtatatttactctcttcaaaaacaaagacacatttatgacataaaacaggTGATAACTCTactcagtttgattgacaggacagaTGATCAGAGGGGCGGAGTTTTTACCACCATCATAAGGATAGGGACTGAGGAATGTGTAGAGTTTGTCAGTGAAGGAGCAGCCAGTAAAGGAGTAgataagagctgcagcatctacgtcataaaaggagaccagaccctcctcataatccacaaacacccccaccttctgAAGCTGAGACTTCAGAGAGAGAACGACTGGAGGGTCATTACAAGCTATGtactcatttccatttctcaaACATATAGTCCAGTAACCATCCTGAGGTCTCAGTGTGATTTTTCCCTTCCTGTTGATGGACTCTCTGGCCACTCCTAAAGCCCATTTAGTCTTCTCTTTAACctgaacctcaaagtaaaatctgcCTGAAGAGAAACTCTGCTTTCCTAAAACACAGGGACTTGGAGAAAATCTCTCTGGGTTGTTTGGGAGATTCTTCTTCACGTCACCACAGTTTACTTGTTTTccatcatcagacaggatgagcCAGGGATTTGCTGTATCAGGATcaagagtcacatccactgcatactgctggacCCTCTTCAGCTCGACCTCAAAcagcttcttcatctctttactgagcgtctcctccagctgagtCACAGCTCTCACCACAGTCCCCTCATATGATGGTGGATGGATGCTGacctctgtccagtctttggtgGGTGGAGCAGCTTTCAGGGACGGGAAgttttggaggaggtggaggtggtcttCAGAGCGTGAGAGCTTCTCCACCTCAGAGCTTCTCTTCATCAGCTCAGAGATTTCCTgttccagctctttgatgaagtcttcagcctgtttctctgtcgttCTTTGCTTCTCTTCAATTGTCTCAATGAGCTCATTCAGGCTTCTCTCAACAGACTCCTTCAGAGCGGTGAAGACCTGAACaccttctgctttctctctgtctgcatcttcCTTACTGAGGTCAACTGAGTGTTTGATCTCTTGAATCTTCAGTCGTctcttctggatcatctgctgaatttcagcctctgtcttccccagctctgccttctttccttcatattcttctttcagaggaacaacatcatgtgtcttgtggtctaaaacagagcagagtATGCAGACACATGTCTGGTCAGTCTTACAGAACAGCTCCAGAGGTTTATCGTGCTTCATACACATCCTGTCTTCCAGGTTCTCCACAGGGTCCATCAGCTGATGTCTTTTCAGACGTGAAGCTGTCAGATGAggctccaggtgagtctcacagtaggaggtcagacacaccagacaggatttcagggccttcagtttggttccagtacagacgtcacagggaacttctcctggtttggcagcttgttgctctgagctgctgctgctggctttctgttgagcttcctgTCTGAACTGAGAAACCATCTCAGAGATGAAAGTATTCACCTTCAACTTAGGTCTTGTGTAGAAAACCTCTTTACACATCGGACACGAGTACTGGTCATTACTGTTCCAGTGTTCAttgatgcagtttttgcagaagttgtgtccacatggtGTGCTGACtggatcagtgaacacatccagacagatggagcacagaaactgatcttcagatcgcagacagctggcagcagacatatCTACACACTGagtatgaaaaacaaaagacacaatttattcaaaataaatttaaattatttgttcaaaaagaaataaagataattatTGTTGTATTAAGTATAACATGTGATATTAGGAAGTAATATTGAATTATATCTCTGTTATTGATCGGGATGGGAACATGTGAACAGAGTCGTGAGCAACTGTGATCATTGAAGTCGTGCTGGCAGCTCAAACATTTATCCACAAGGCTGCATGGTGagtttaaagttgttgtttactttgatgacgtgttttatgtgagctggtttacacaaacacagtaagagactgtcatctgcagctctttatctaacagctcattgtggctgtttctgcttgtactattcttccatacaatctttaaaatgaaccactgacaacataacacagaatatgtccatatcttgttgtgtagaCCAACTGTTATTGAAGAATAGcactgctaacaaagctctgctaacttggtgacaaacacattttattacctgcagctgcttcacaataaaagctgctgcttgttggtagaaagcttttaatgtgaaacagctacaggaaatagaatgcagtgtgtctgtagGAAGTGATCAGTAAATAGTAATAAGACCAGGAAGGTTGGAGTGAAGCTGaactccaaaccacagagattcagttacaagttacaaaagtcctgagaactgacacagagagactgtttaaaaaacaattaaagttgtttcactgaatctgtgtaaaaacatctttagttaTATTGTCACTAATTTCACAAGTGtcagtatgaaatgaaaagagtggaacttcctgtctgctgtgttaaagctggttgttgaaacattaaatatgatcagttgtactcaccagtgtttggcagagactctgctgtgttgttgagaaagacttgatgaactcagtttaatttttatttggacagaagtggagagactcgactgcagctctgctgttgCTCTGAGAAACTTAGTTTCAGTTCTGCAGAGTGACGTTGCAGCTCTCTTATCTTTCCagtgctgctcctcctcttactGCAGCTCTGACTGAGTTTGTTTCCTCCCTCTGATTTACAGGAttattgtgaaatatcatggAGCAAAGGTGAAACTGTACAGGTGGGAGGAGTAAGACACGTGAAAAGTTGTTGCTTAGCTTAATTATGTGTGTTGAAAGTTTGAGGTTTTTCACAAGGtgatcaaaaaacaaataaaccctGATTTTAGATTTACTTTTGTCACAAGAGACTAAAAGTTttggacagaaacactgaaCTATGCAGCCAGTTTTTCATGTAACTattaacttctttttctttttatcttgaACTGAGTTCAACAAATGTCGTCTGGTCAACGTTGATGTTAAATCAAGAgttatttcaaaaacacattttcaacttttACCTTTTACACTTTACTTCAGCAAACACGGAAAGAGGTGAAAGACAGTTGACAACAACCAAaggatcattttattttatttcatgcagATATGATTTctatcttctaatggtcagtatgaacaggaggaatgatcacatCAAGAacaacatgtttcaatgttcatttggactcctgactgttgttttaagacagacttaaaaaaattgAGAAGCTGTCCTTTAAGCATCTGGTGAAATAGTGACTTTCAGATTTATAAATagaaatcaatcaataaatcaattactATAAAAGATCCTGAAATGAACTCAAAACACTGTTAGCCTGGAAGGAAATTCATCTAATTAATCTCTTTTCCAATGTGGACATGACAGAACAAGTCTAATGGAGCCTGAAGCATCAatactgttgctatggttacctgcagtGTAATATACCTTTAGAAAATTGGTTAAACTGTAAACAGACGTGTGTTCATAgttacacacagtcacagaaaGAAATTAAACTCTTCAACTGACACAATCAATTAATTTATCTACATTTCAAATACAACAATCagtttcctcttcctgtctgaAAGTGCTGTGCTTTATTGAGAATAGTTTCATCAAAACAGATTTTCATTGGTAGCTTTAAAccaaatgatgtatttttttcagctgATTTAAGGTCACTGAATCTGTAACATCAAACTTCACCGTGTTGCAGCTGTAAAGACGAGCAGTTCGAACATCTGCAGTGACTACATCGTCTGTTGCCATGGCGTCTGAACTAGGTGGGATGGGTGATGTTTAACGGGGTTTTGTGTAGGAAGGCATCAGTGGTGCGTCGGCGGCGTCTTTCCTCATAATTATGGATTTTACTGACAAGTCTGAATGTCATGTTTCAGCAGCGGCGTGTAAATGCCTTACAGCGAGGAGAGAAACAAATCCATAGCTGAGGTCAACGCTGTGGTACATCTGTACAATCACAAGACCTCAAACTGCTGCTTTTATTCTCAGGTTCAATTGTGTTGCTTTTCACTCTGGTTTCCACTCCAGTCCAGTTAGGCCACAAACAAGGGTGGACAAATATGGAGGGGGGTGGTGGCCAATGAGTGggacttctttttttgttccattttaacattttttttaacaaaatgactcaaaacgatcaAAGAGGACCTATTCGGCTCATTTCAATCTCTATATTTTCACTCCACTAGAGCAGCTTTGC is part of the Thunnus albacares chromosome 3, fThuAlb1.1, whole genome shotgun sequence genome and harbors:
- the LOC122974529 gene encoding E3 ubiquitin-protein ligase TRIM39-like, translated to MSAASCLRSEDQFLCSICLDVFTDPVSTPCGHNFCKNCINEHWNSNDQYSCPMCKEVFYTRPKLKVNTFISEMVSQFRQEAQQKASSSSSEQQAAKPGEVPCDVCTGTKLKALKSCLVCLTSYCETHLEPHLTASRLKRHQLMDPVENLEDRMCMKHDKPLELFCKTDQTCVCILCSVLDHKTHDVVPLKEEYEGKKAELGKTEAEIQQMIQKRRLKIQEIKHSVDLSKEDADREKAEGVQVFTALKESVERSLNELIETIEEKQRTTEKQAEDFIKELEQEISELMKRSSEVEKLSRSEDHLHLLQNFPSLKAAPPTKDWTEVSIHPPSYEGTVVRAVTQLEETLSKEMKKLFEVELKRVQQYAVDVTLDPDTANPWLILSDDGKQVNCGDVKKNLPNNPERFSPSPCVLGKQSFSSGRFYFEVQVKEKTKWALGVARESINRKGKITLRPQDGYWTICLRNGNEYIACNDPPVVLSLKSQLQKVGVFVDYEEGLVSFYDVDAAALIYSFTGCSFTDKLYTFLSPYPYDGGKNSAPLIICPVNQTE